In Microbacterium sp. zg-Y818, the genomic window TCCGATCTTGATGCGACCGTCCTCGGCGAGCAGCACGTTCTCGGGCTTGACGTCGCGATGGACGATACCGGCTCGGTGCGCCGCGGCCAGGCCCGACAGCACGGCATCCATGATCGTGATGGTCTGGGGCACGGTCAGTCGGCGCTGCTCGCGCAGCAGGTCGCGCAGCGTGATGCCGGGGAGGTACTCCATGACCAGGTACGCCATGTCGCCGTCCTGGCCCTGGTCGAACACGTTCACCACGTGCGGGTCGGCCAGCCGGGCGGCGGCGCGCGCCTCTTGGATGAACCGGCTCTGAAAGATCGAGTCGTCGGAGAGATGCCCGTGCATCACCTTCAGAGCGATGCGCCGCTCGAGCCGCAGGTCGGTCGCGACGTAGACCGTGGCCATACCGCCACGGGCGATGCGAGCACGCACGCGGTACCGGCCGTCGACCAGACGGCCGATCAGCGGGTCCGTCTGCTGGCTCGTGCTCACGCGTAGAGTCTACGGACGGCGCAGCCGCTCCCCGAGTAGCGGCTCACCCTCGCCGCCGCCGGTTGTGGTCATCCGAGCGCGGCCAGCCACGCGTACGCCTTCTCTTCCCAGTCGCCGTAGCGGTGGGGATAGGCCGAGACCTGCACCGCCTGGGCGGCGTCGGTGAATGCAAGGGCTTCCCATCCGGGTGTGTCCAGCAGGCCACGGCTGTCGGCTCCGTTGGGGTCGGACGGCCCTCCGAAGAACACCCGGGCGGCGCGCTCGACATCGCGCACCTGCTCCGGCGAGCCCCAGCCCTGGCTGGGACGCTGCTGGAAGACGCCCAGCGAGTCCCGGTCGCCCCAGTCCAGATTGCGCAACCACGATTCGACCATGCCGGTCGCCAGAGCGATCGCGATGCCCCGGTCGGGCACCCCCAGCTCCCGACCCACGCTGATGATCGTGCGGGCGTTCGCGGCTTGTTCCGCGTCGAGGCCCGCGACCGAGGCAGCCGGGATCTTCACGGTCTGACCCGGATAGATGATCGAGGAGCGATCCATGCCGTTGGCGGACAGCAGCGCGTCGAGCGACACGCCGTAGCGCGAGGCGATCCCGGTCATCGTGTCGCCCGCCGTGATCTCGTGCGACGCCGCAACGGGAGCAGCGGGAGTGGGGGGAGCCGCAGCGGGGGCGACGGATGCCGCGGGCTGCATGCCCGCGCCGGGCAGCGCGAGCGTCTGCCCGGGATAGATGACCGAGGACCGGTCCATTCCGTTGGCAGCCAGCAGCGCGTCGGTCGGCACCCCGTGTCGCGACGCGATGGCGCTCATGGTGTCGCCGGCGACGACCGAGTAGGTCCCGGCAGGGGGTGCCGCGGGCGCGACGGGTGCGGCGGCGGGCGCGGCCAGCTGGATCGTCTGACCGGGCATGATGACCGACGACCAGGTCAGAGAGTTCAGGGCGAGCACATCGGCCACCCGCAGCCCGTGCGCCGCTGCGATCGAGCTGATGGTGTCGCCCGGTTCGACGACATGGGTGGTCGGCGCCGAGGACGTGGCGGGCAGCGCGCGCCCGACAGGAAGGGATTTGCTGCCGGCGGACGCCGGCGCGACCGTCGCATCGCGCAGCACGGGGTGGGGCGTGACGGCGTGGGCGGCCTGGCCGGACGTGAGCAGCAGCGCGAGTGACCCTGCCGCAGCGGCCGGCCAGTTTCGGCGGACGGCTGCTGCGGTGGTCGATACGAGAGGGGATGAAAGCCGGGGTGCGGCGGCGGGGGCCGGCGCGAGGGCGCGGTGTCGTCGCATGGTGAGGTCTCCTTCGGGGAACCCCCGCCACGCTGTCACGGAAGTGAATATGGGTCAACGCGAGTGACGCAAGTGACCCCTGTGAATGATGAGATTCTCATGAAGCGGCCGGACCCATCCCGACTGGATGCCATCATGGGAGGGTGACCGGCGACACCACCTCTTCGCGCATCGAGACCACCTGGCTGACACTGCCTGAACTCGTCGAGACCCTCGGCGAACCATTGGGCCGGGTGAGGCGTCTCATCGACGAGTACCACCTCGTGGCATCCCGTCGCACCGGCAAGCTGGCGGTGCCCGAGGTGTTCATCGTGGACGGGCACCCGCTCTCTTCGCTGCGGGGAACGGCGATCGTGCTGCACGACGCCGGATTCACCGACGATGAGGCGATCGACTGGCTTCTCGACCACGACGACTCGATCGGTCTGCCCCCGATCGAGGCGCTTCGCCGGGGCCGCAAGGCCGAGGTGCGCCGGGTCGCCCAAACGCTCGCCTGATCAGCGCGCTTGGCGATCAGCGCGAGTCGGCTTGATCAGGATGATCGAGCCGTCGCGGCGCGCGCGAGGTCCCGCAGCTCGCCGAGGGCGGCATCGCCCAGGTGCGCCCCGCGCAGTGCCCGGTCGGCCTCAGCGGCGTAGGCGGAGATGAGAGCCTCCACGCGGTCCAGGGCGCCCGAGTCGATGATCGTGCGCTGGAGTGCGCCGATCTGCTCCTGGTCCAGCTGCGGGTCGCCGATGAGTTCATCCAGCGTGCGCCGCGCGCTCACGGGGAGCGCCTCGCGAGCGTAAGCGATGAGCACGGTGCGCTTTCCTTCGCGCAGATCGTCTCCGGACGGCTTGCCGGTGACCGCAGCATCGCCGAACACGCCCAGCACGTCGTCGCGCAGCTGGAACGCCATGCCCACGGGGTGACCGAACTCCGCCAGCGCGGCGTGCTGCTGCGGGTCCGCGCCGGCGAGGGCTGCCCCCACCAGAAGCGGCTGCTGCACGCTGTAGCGGGCGGATTTGAGGGATGCCACGCGCAAGGCCCGGTCTGCGTGCTCACCGTCGGGGGACTGCCGGAAGGCCGCTTCCTCGGCGATGTCGAGGAACTGTCCGATCGTGACGTCGCGCCGCATGAGCGCGTACTCCCGCCGCGCGGCGGCGGCGCGGGCGGCATCGGCGGCCGAGATGAGCCCTTCTTCGAGCAGGTCGTCGCTCCACGCGACCAGCAGATCACCCAGCAAGATCGCCGCGGAGCGGCCGAAACCCGCCTGATCGCCCAGCCAGCCGGCATCGCGGTGCCCTGCCTCCAGCGCGCGATGCGCCGACGGGCGCCCTCGCCGGGTGTCGGAGTTGTCGATGAGGTCGTCATGCACCAGCGCGGCCGCCTGGAAGATCTCCAGCGCCGCAGCGGCGGCGATGACCTCCGGCGGGGCATCCCCGGGGCGCCGGCCACCGGCCTCGGCCACAGCCCGCCATCCGGTCACGCAGAAGCGGGCGCGAAGGCGCTTTCCCCCGCCGACGGCGCCGACACCCGCCTCGATGAACGACACCGCTTCCGGCCCCTCTGCGCGGGCGGCATCCCGCTGGTGTGTGAAGAAGGCGATCAGTCGCTGTGAAACAGCCTCGATGGGATCCGCAGTAGGCGACACGGGCCTAGCCTAGTTCTCGACGGCACGGTTAGAATCGATGCCTATTGGGACCTCACAAGGGGGATGCATGCCACTGTCCGAACAGGAGCAGCGCCTGCTCGATGAGATGGAACGCCATCTCATGCGCAACGACGCCGACGTGGTGAGCGCGCCCCGCGATGGGCGCACGCTCAGCTATCGCAACATCGTCTACGGCACGGTTCTCGTGCTTCTCGGCCTCGGCGGCCTGATCGCGGGGGTATCGACCGGATTGGTCGCCATCGGCGTCGTCGCCTTCATCGTCATGCTCGGCGGTGTCGTGCTGGCCGTCACCCCCACACGGGGCTCGGGTCGTGCGCCGGTGGATGGGTCCCGAACCCGCCCGGGCACTCCTCCACGCTCCTCCACTTCGTTCATGGATCGCATGAACGAACGCTGGGATCGCCGCCAAGACCGGCACTGACCTCTCGAAACGCAAGAGCACCGACCTCAGGGTCGGTGCTCTTTTTTCGTGCGTTTGCGGCTCCTCGGGGTGGCCGACGGGCAATGTCGGAGGTTGGTGTAGTGAAGTGGAGGGAAGTGGAGTAAAGTGGCGCTACCTGGCGGGGCCGGACTAAGGGGGTGGTGGAGATGCTGTTGGGCACCCACACTCCCAAGCTCGACGACAAGGGCCGCGTCATCCTCCCGTCGAAGTTCCGGGACGACCTCGGTCCGGGCGTCGTCATCACGCGCGGCCAGGAGCGCTGCCTGTATGTGTTCAGCACCGCCGAGTTCGAGCGCGTGTACGAGCGCATCCGCGAAGCGCCCCTGACCAACAAGCAGTCCCGCGACTTCCAGCGCATGTTCCTCTCGGCCGCCAGCGCCGAGAAGCCCGACAGCCAGAACCGCATCACCATCCCGCCGCCCCTGCGTGCGTACGCCAACCTCGACCGCGAGCTGGTCGTCACCGGTGTCGGCGCACACGCCGAGATCTGGAACGCCGACGCGTGGAACGCGTACGCCGAAGGAAACGAAGACAGCTATTCCGACATGGAGGAGGAGGTGATCCCGGGCCTCTTCTGAGCCTCGATCGTGACTCCCAGCCGCACGCCCTGACACACTTCCCCGGTGCCAGGTCGGAGCGGATGGGGATCAGGATCGAGGACCACGCCCTTCACATCATGGAAGCCCGCGACATCCACACCCCCGTCATGCTCGAGCGCTGCGTCGCGCTGCTCGGGCCGGCCCTGCAGCACGAGGGAGCCGTCTTCGTCGACGCCACGCTCGGCATGGGCGGCCACTCCGAGGCGATGCTCGAACGGTTCCCCGAGGCCCAGCTGATCGGGCTGGACCGCGACACCGACGCCCTGCGCATCGCGGGGGAGCGGCTCGCGCGCTTCGGAGACCGCGTCACGCTCGTCCACACCGTCTACGACGGCATCGCCGAGGCCGTGGCATCCACGGGTCGGAAGACCGCTGACGCCATCCTGTTCGACCTGGGCGTCTCGTCTCTTCAGCTCGACGAGGCGGACCGGGGCTTCGCGTACGCACGGGACGCGCCGCTGGACATGCGCATGGACCAGACCGCGGGGACGACCGCGGCCGACATCCTCGCCACGTACGGCGAGGGCGACCTGCGCCGCATCTTCGAGCGGTACGGCGAAGAGAAGCTCGCCGGCCGCTATGCCCGCGCAATCATCGAGGCACGCCGGACGGAGCCGATCACGCGGTCCGGCCGGCTCGTCGACATCCTGCAGGCGGCGACCCCCGCCGCGCTGAAGAATGCCGGCCACCCCGCCAAGCGCGTGTTTCAGGCGCTGCGGGTGGAAGTCAACGCCGAGCTGTCGGCGCTGGAACGCGCCATTCCTGCGGCCCTGGGCCTGCTCCCGGTCGGCGGGCGGATCGTGGTGCTGTCGTATCAGTCCCTCGAGGACCGCTTGGTCAAGCGCGAGCTCGCTGCGGCGACGACCTCGACTGCGCCGGCCGGTCTGCCGGTGGAACTGCCCGAACATGCCCCGCGCATGAAGCTGCTGGTGAAGGGTGCCGAGCTCGCCACCGCCGAGGAGCGGGCCCGCAATCCGCGGGCAACGCCCGTGCGGCTGCGCGCCGCCGAACGACTGCGGGAGGACGCATGAGCACGCTGCCCTTGGGCTCCGCGGCGGCCACGGCCGCAGCGCTGCCCGCACCGATCGACCGGCCGCGCCGACGCCTCGAGGTCGTCGCCGCGCCGGCGCCGCGCCGGCGACCGCGCCTTCTCTATGGGATCGTCGCCGTGGCCGGGGCGGTCACCATCGGCGCCGCGCAGATGGGCCTGTCGATCGTCACCACCCAGGGCTCGTACGAGGTCGCGCAGCTCACGCGGGAACAGCGCGATCTGACGTACCAGAAGCAGATCCTCACCGACGACGTCGCCGGGCTGAACTCCCCCCAGTTCCTGGCCGCGAATGCGTCCGCGCTGGGCATGATGATCGCCGAGTCCCCGAACTATCTGCGCCTGAGCGACGGCGCGGTCCTCGGCGCCGGTGAAGCCGCGCTGGGCGGATCGACCATCGATGCGCTGGGCCGGCCCTCCGTTCCGAACGCCCTCATCGCCGAGGCCCCGCTGGTGACCGCGCCGCTGTCCACCATCGAGGGCGTGCCGGTCGCGCCCGACGCGCCGGCGGGCGCGGGCGGCGCCGCCGCTGCGACGGATGCCGCGACACCCCCGCCGATCACCGACGGACTCCCCGTCCCCCGCACACACTGAGAGACATGACGACCCGAGCCACCCGCAGCCCGCGCCGGCGCACCGTCGTCGCCCTCGCCGTCGTCCTCGCCGTGCTCTCGGGGTTCATCCTGCGGCTCGTCGACATCCAGGTCGTGAACGCGGACGGGCACATCGCCGACTCCCAGGAGCTCGCGTTCGGCGCGCACGAGCAGCTCTACGGCACGCGGGGTGAGGTCGTAGACGCAGACGGTGAGCCGCTGGCCACCAGCATCCTGAAGTACGACGGAAAGCTCGATCCGCTCAACGTCGGTCCCGTCGAGCGCGAGATCGACGGTGTGACCGTCGAAGTGCCCTGGGAGCAGGTCGCCGCCGAGATGGGGGCCATCACCGGGCAGAGCGCGGACGAGATCATCAAGATCGTCGACGACGCCCTCGCAGCAGACCCCGGCAGCCGGTTCGCCTACCTCAAGCGCGGCCTGACGACCGAGCAGTACCGCGAGCTCGCGGCTCTGCGGGCGCCGTTCATGCGCTTCGACCCGCACCCCCAGCGCACCTACCCCGACGGGGCGGTCGCCGGCAACCTGCTGGGCTTCATGGGCTCGGACGGCGAGCCCCTGGCCGGCGTGGAGCAGATCGAGAACACCTGCCTTGCGCCCCAGGATGGAGAGCGCAGCTACCTGCGTGGCGCCGACGGGGTTGTGATCCCCGGCACCGAGATCGAGACGCCCGCCGTCGACGGCGGCACGCTGCAGTTGACGATCGACCGCGATCTGCAGTGGTATCTGCAGCAGCTCATCGCCGAAGAGGTGCAGAACAAGCAGGCCTCGAGCGGGGCGATCCTGGTGCTCGAGGTGGCCACCGGAAAGATCCGTGCCGCGGCGGAGTACCCGACGGTCGACCCGAACAACGTCGACGGCTCGGCGCCCGAGGACCGCGGCTCGCGCCTGTTCCTCGAGTCCTACGAGCCCGGCTCCACCCTCAAGGCCATCACCGCCGCCAGTGTCATCGACGCGGGCGTGGCGACCCCTCTGACGACGGTGAGCGCGGGGGACTACGAGACCTTCCCCAACGGTGCCCGCGTGGGCGATTTCGAATCGCACCCGGTGCTGAACTACACCCTCACCGGCGCGCTCATCGATTCATCGAACGTCGCGCTGTCGAAGTTCGGCGAGATGCTCACCGCCGACACCCGCCACGAGTACCTGCAACGCTTCGGGGTGGGGAGGGGAACGGCGATCGACTGGCCGCAGGAGCCGCAGGGGGTTCTGCATCCCGTCTCCGAATGGGACAACCAGACGTTCTACGCC contains:
- a CDS encoding LysM peptidoglycan-binding domain-containing protein, whose protein sequence is MRRHRALAPAPAAAPRLSSPLVSTTAAAVRRNWPAAAAGSLALLLTSGQAAHAVTPHPVLRDATVAPASAGSKSLPVGRALPATSSAPTTHVVEPGDTISSIAAAHGLRVADVLALNSLTWSSVIMPGQTIQLAAPAAAPVAPAAPPAGTYSVVAGDTMSAIASRHGVPTDALLAANGMDRSSVIYPGQTLALPGAGMQPAASVAPAAAPPTPAAPVAASHEITAGDTMTGIASRYGVSLDALLSANGMDRSSIIYPGQTVKIPAASVAGLDAEQAANARTIISVGRELGVPDRGIAIALATGMVESWLRNLDWGDRDSLGVFQQRPSQGWGSPEQVRDVERAARVFFGGPSDPNGADSRGLLDTPGWEALAFTDAAQAVQVSAYPHRYGDWEEKAYAWLAALG
- a CDS encoding Rv2175c family DNA-binding protein, encoding MTGDTTSSRIETTWLTLPELVETLGEPLGRVRRLIDEYHLVASRRTGKLAVPEVFIVDGHPLSSLRGTAIVLHDAGFTDDEAIDWLLDHDDSIGLPPIEALRRGRKAEVRRVAQTLA
- a CDS encoding polyprenyl synthetase family protein, whose product is MSPTADPIEAVSQRLIAFFTHQRDAARAEGPEAVSFIEAGVGAVGGGKRLRARFCVTGWRAVAEAGGRRPGDAPPEVIAAAAALEIFQAAALVHDDLIDNSDTRRGRPSAHRALEAGHRDAGWLGDQAGFGRSAAILLGDLLVAWSDDLLEEGLISAADAARAAAARREYALMRRDVTIGQFLDIAEEAAFRQSPDGEHADRALRVASLKSARYSVQQPLLVGAALAGADPQQHAALAEFGHPVGMAFQLRDDVLGVFGDAAVTGKPSGDDLREGKRTVLIAYAREALPVSARRTLDELIGDPQLDQEQIGALQRTIIDSGALDRVEALISAYAAEADRALRGAHLGDAALGELRDLARAATARSS
- a CDS encoding DUF3040 domain-containing protein — translated: MPLSEQEQRLLDEMERHLMRNDADVVSAPRDGRTLSYRNIVYGTVLVLLGLGGLIAGVSTGLVAIGVVAFIVMLGGVVLAVTPTRGSGRAPVDGSRTRPGTPPRSSTSFMDRMNERWDRRQDRH
- the mraZ gene encoding division/cell wall cluster transcriptional repressor MraZ, yielding MLLGTHTPKLDDKGRVILPSKFRDDLGPGVVITRGQERCLYVFSTAEFERVYERIREAPLTNKQSRDFQRMFLSAASAEKPDSQNRITIPPPLRAYANLDRELVVTGVGAHAEIWNADAWNAYAEGNEDSYSDMEEEVIPGLF
- the rsmH gene encoding 16S rRNA (cytosine(1402)-N(4))-methyltransferase RsmH; the encoded protein is MEARDIHTPVMLERCVALLGPALQHEGAVFVDATLGMGGHSEAMLERFPEAQLIGLDRDTDALRIAGERLARFGDRVTLVHTVYDGIAEAVASTGRKTADAILFDLGVSSLQLDEADRGFAYARDAPLDMRMDQTAGTTAADILATYGEGDLRRIFERYGEEKLAGRYARAIIEARRTEPITRSGRLVDILQAATPAALKNAGHPAKRVFQALRVEVNAELSALERAIPAALGLLPVGGRIVVLSYQSLEDRLVKRELAAATTSTAPAGLPVELPEHAPRMKLLVKGAELATAEERARNPRATPVRLRAAERLREDA
- a CDS encoding penicillin-binding protein 2 is translated as MTTRATRSPRRRTVVALAVVLAVLSGFILRLVDIQVVNADGHIADSQELAFGAHEQLYGTRGEVVDADGEPLATSILKYDGKLDPLNVGPVEREIDGVTVEVPWEQVAAEMGAITGQSADEIIKIVDDALAADPGSRFAYLKRGLTTEQYRELAALRAPFMRFDPHPQRTYPDGAVAGNLLGFMGSDGEPLAGVEQIENTCLAPQDGERSYLRGADGVVIPGTEIETPAVDGGTLQLTIDRDLQWYLQQLIAEEVQNKQASSGAILVLEVATGKIRAAAEYPTVDPNNVDGSAPEDRGSRLFLESYEPGSTLKAITAASVIDAGVATPLTTVSAGDYETFPNGARVGDFESHPVLNYTLTGALIDSSNVALSKFGEMLTADTRHEYLQRFGVGRGTAIDWPQEPQGVLHPVSEWDNQTFYATTFGQGYTMTSPQVASAYQALANGGLKMPLSIVESCTLADGTVVEPDLPEPEQVVSEEAADAVTLMLENVAVQAQMADFIAVDGYRLAAKTGTAQVAGENGYKSGVYFTSLIGIVPADDPQYVVLTTLDEPTTIRSSAANRQAFQKAVTQVLKNYRVLPSDSQTPLLPKTQ